One genomic window of Monodelphis domestica isolate mMonDom1 chromosome 1, mMonDom1.pri, whole genome shotgun sequence includes the following:
- the MAP1A gene encoding microtubule-associated protein 1A isoform X3 has product MDGVAEFAEYVSETVDVPSPFDLLEPPTSGGFLKLSKPCCYIFPGGRGDSALFAVNGFNILVDGGSDRKSCFWKLVRHLDRIDSVLLTHIGADNLPGINGLLQRKVAEQEEEQSQGSSSYSDWVKNLISPELGVVFFNVPDKLRLPDAARKAKRSIEEACLTLQHLNRLGIQAEPLYRVVSNTIEPLTLFHKMGVGRLDMYVLNPVKDSKEMQFLMQKWAGNSKAKTGIVLANGKEGEISVPYLTSITALVVWLPASPTEKIVRVLFPGNAPQNKILEGLEKLRHLDFLRYPVATQKDLASGSVPANLKPSKIKQRADSRESLKASAKPAVGKLAKREEVPEEGAKEARSELAKELAKSEKRVKEPPEKPPEKATKTERVRTESSEALKAEKRKLIKDKTGKKHLKEKVSKLEEKKDKEKKEIKKERKEIKKEEGKREEKKDAKKEDKKKDAKPEPKKFSKPDLKPFTPEVRKTLYKAKVPGRVKVEKSRAVREKEVSPPAQKEVTPPPVVTAPRELVLSSPEDLTRDFEEMKREEKVLLEQKDADLEVSTPPAETREEEPPCMTGPGVLPPGPGQDQDDTVKEEKEVVPEIPEGSTCQIRSPGSGAKKEEGENVGEVQEGKQRETERLLEGTEAPEDSEPEMKEDVIEKAELEEMEEVPPSDGEEEEEEETKAEGFYQKHHVQESLKVTSQGREALGSREPQVKAPEKETSSFLSSLATPAGATEHVSYIQDETIPGYSETEQTISDEEIHDEPEERPVPPRFPPGTYDLPGPDAPCSFDTSQPIDSSVPPAPAKGYGAPETELLTYPPNMVAAPLAEEEHVSSATSITECDKLSSFATSVAEDQSVASLTAPQTEETGKSSLLLDTVTSIPSSRTEATQGLDYVPSAGTISPTSSLEEDKGFKSPPCEDFPVPSETERKGEVSGRGLPGGGAAEEEGGEGDESPNVELPEKLQDHYGSPLFDTPGPTLHSGEPILGETEERCFSPDDSTVKMASPPPSGPPSAAHTPFHQSPVEDKSEPQDFDEAVSWGEAGRTPGVGKEDSSKEKLKSEIVEREVEKEEHTPGVKSPPTQEIAMGSILVMPEQGKAPESPTLIPGAETLPRGLGASLQEAASLQTIEPLQVSRRSPSLEDTEPLSIQKAVSPDTASKGPPSQSPHSLAEHDLPKAAWPEVSPEDTKSLSLSEESPSKETSLDISSKQLSPDSLGTLQFGDLSQEKEERVLPGEHATHHLAPESNLATGPPLTETSLTHTAQTHSVDDSPIQETSASHFSHTESVSLRDSSETSLRDLKLSPGKTPTLGQDNLILDSSLTKGSKLFQSPTVEDMAPQWEDEALEQDKKALEQKRKSPEPKDEAGELYETFEEKGKALEKDKGLEEKGKYLEEKDGALLEKGRDLEKGKSSVEDKVLEKSRAMEEDKAQEKDRTLEETLKEKDKVQEGEDKALEVLEQKIPIWEDKALKQEDKSSDKVLEQVKMLEENQILGKKDKALEQKDKISEDKTPEKCKTSILEDKSQEQEEKSWRERDNASGEWHGPAPAREAPVGEQKETTPQWEDTAHERDRYWREPEDRVMEEETYWRELSCERKVWFPHELDRAPGQGARPRYSEERESTFLDEGPDDDQEVLPLDHTTRSPWIPDYKNFQESSPQGELEMERWLSESPTGLPSKEDRVTRSPFEIISPPASPPELAGQMGCSVLDHVAAPSVPGQETPTLEPKPMPTTQKEPTTPSWLAEIPPWVPKERPLPPAPHSPAPVPPTPAPEPLPSAPFSWSMAEYDSVVAAVQEGAAELEGGPYSPLGKDYRKAEGEGESGRETGSSDRGPQSSEVSEARECPTAKEPEQTEPEQREPTPYPEERSFQYADIYEQVLLSGFSSACPTREPPLGAVGDWPSRISAKEEAAGRHTSTEKELSSPASPKDRSTDIAFHYATFPGQGALRQELEQEQGPEPSPIPPAVPPRAAAPSKALTPPLDGNILSCRPEEVTLSAKELSRGQAERWNEHASDSELEKGAREPSEKEGWPLSSPSPISAESSVSKAGSEAPPSTSTGSPPAPARPSLDFPASAFGFSSLQPTAPQLPSPAEPRSAPCGSLAFSGDRALALTPGPPTRARHDEYLEVTKAPSLDSSLPQLPSPTSPGAPLLSNLPRPASPALSEGSSSEATTPVITSVAEGFPLSLASEEMETEAEPGGRSLWDLTALSPAPPATLSPAPAPAPTLSGDMDDGTLPCRLECSGAVTKALGSCSTPSRDCAANGPTEASPSPPGLPLAKEVEEKAELRPDWECGAWPEGAEKCTRPATLLSPERPLCPGGSTRSRPSSASPEPESGPQGCAAESWPCSGELSPSFLNPSLPRSVDDSDLSTEEARLVGRGGRRRVGGPGGIGGPGPVADETPPTSASDSGSSQSDSDVPPETEECPSITAEAALDSDEDGDFLPVDKAGGVSGAHHPRPAHDPPPVPQPDPHPPPPRPDVCMADPEGLSTETGRAERLREKEKEKGRSGRRALGKAKPASPARRLDLRGKRSPTPGKGPTERTSRVPPRSRTTAGQAALSEDKDGHSILTKGMVNGLKTGSTAMSQKGGSGPPVYVDLAYIPNHCSGKTADLDFFRRVRAAYYVVSGNDPANGEPSRAVLDALLEGKAQWGENLQVTLIPTHDTEVTREWYQQTHEQQQQLNVLVLASSSTVVMQDESFPACKIEF; this is encoded by the exons ATGGATGGTGTGGCTGAGTTTGCAGAATATGTCTCTGAGACTGTGGATGTGCCATCTCCCTTTGACCTGCTGGAGCCCCCCACTTCTGGAGGTTTCCTCAAGCTCTCCAAGCCCTGCTGCTATATATTCCCTGGTGGCCGAGGGGATTCTGCGCTTTTTGCCGTCAATGGTTTCAACATCCTGGTGGATGGCGGCTCTGACCGGAAGTCCTGCTTCTGGAAGCTGGTGAGGCACCTGGATCGCATTGACTCGGTCCTGCTCACTCACATAGGTGCAGATAACCTGCCGGGCATTAATGGGCTGCTGCAGCGCAAGGTGGCGGAGCAGGAGGAGGAACAGTCCCAAGGCTCCAGCAGCTACAGTGACTGGGTCAAGAATCTTATCTCCCCTGAGCTTGGGGTGGTCTTCTTCAATGTCCCTGACAAGCTGCGCTTACCTGATGCTGCCCGAAAAGCCAAGCGGAGCATTGAGGAAGCCTGTCTAACCCTGCAGCACCTGAATCGTTTGGGCATTCAGGCAGAGCCACTGTACCGGGTGGTCAGCAACACTATCGAGCCACTGaccctcttccataaaatgggtGTGGGCCGGCTGGATATGTACGTCCTCAACCCTGTCAAGGACAGCAAGGAAATGCAATTCCTTATGCAGAAGTGGGCTGGCAATAGCAAAGCCAAGACAGGTATCGTGCTGGCCAACGGGAAAGAGGGCGAGATTTCAGTGCCCTACCTCACTTCTATCACTGCCCTAGTGGTCTGGTTACCAGCCAGTCCCACTGAGAAGATTGTACGGGTGCTTTTCCCTGGGAATGCCCCCCAGAACAAGATCCTAGAAGGGCTAGAGAAGCTTCGTCACTTGGATTTCCTCCGCTATCCCGTGGCCACACAGAAAGACCTGGCCTCTGGGTCTGTACCAGCCAACCTGAAACCCAGTAAGATCAAACAGCGGGCAGACAGCAGAGAGAGCCTTAAAGCATCTGCCAAGCCTGCTGTGGGTAAGCTGGCCAAACGGGAGGAGGTGCCTGAAGAAGGGGCAAAAGAGGCTCGATCAGAACTGGCCAAGGAGCTGGCGAAGAGTGAAAAGAGGGTAAAGGAACCCCCAGAGAAACCTCCAGAGAAGGCAACCAAGACTGAGAGGGTACGGACTGAGTCCAGTGAAGCCCTGAAGGCTGAAAAGAGGAAGCTGATCAAAGATAAGACTGGGAAGAAGCACCTAAAGGAAAAGGTGTCAAAACTGGAGGAGAAAAAGgacaaggagaagaaggagatcaagaaggagaggaaagaaatcaagaaggaggagggaaagagggaggagaaaaaggatgCTAAGAAAGAGGACAAGAAAAAAGATGCTAAACCAGAACCCAAGAAATTTTCTAAGCCAGACCTGAAACCCTTTACTCCTGAGGTACGAAAGACACTATACAAAGCCAAGGTCCCAGGTAGAGTCAAGGTAGAAAAGAGCCGGGCAGTCCGTGAGAAGGAGGTGTCCCCTCCAGCCCAGAAGGAGGTGACACCACCCCCAGTAGTCACTGCACCAAGAGAGCTGGTCCTATCCTCACCAGAAGACCTTACCCGGGACTTTGAAGAGATGAAGCGTGAAGAGAAAGTTTTGCTCGAACAAAAGGATGCAGACCTGGAGGTGAGTACACCCCCTGCTGAAACTCGGGAAGAAGAGCCCCCCTGTATGACTGGCCCAGGGGTTTTGCCTCCTGGCCCAGGCCAGGATCAAGATGACACcgtgaaggaagagaaagaggttgTCCCAGAAATCCCTGAAGGATCCACATGCCAGATCAGGAGTCCTGGTTCTGGAGCCAAAAAAGAGGAGGGTGAAAATGTTGGGGAGGTCCAGGAGGGAAAGCAAAGGGAAACTGAGAGGTTGCTAGAAGGAACAGAGGCCCCAGAGGATAGTGAACCAGAGATGAAGGAAGATGTGATTGAAAAAGCTGAactagaagaaatggaagaagtaCCTCCATcagatggagaggaggaagaagaggaggagacaaAAGCAGAGGGTTTCTACCAAAAGCACCATGTGCAGGAATCACTGAAGGTCACCTCACAGGGCAGGGAAGCCCTTGGGAGCCGAGAACCACAGGTGAAGGCCCCTGAGAAGGAGACATCATCATTCCTCAGCAGCCTAGCTACTCCTGCAGGAGCCACAGAACATGTCTCTTACATACAGGATGAAACCATCCCCGGCTACTCAGAAACAGAGCAGACCATTTCAGATGAGGAGATCCATGATGAGCCTGAGGAGCGCCCTGTCCCGCCTCGGTTTCCTCCAGGTACCTATGACCTGCCAGGGCCTGATGCTCCCTGCTCCTTTGACACGAGCCAGCCCATTGACAGTTCTGTACCTCCTGCCCCTGCTAAGGGCTATGGGGCCCCAGAGACAGAACTCCTCACTTACCCTCCCAACATGGTGGCTGCCCCCTTGGCTGAAGAAGAACATGTGTCCTCAGCCACCTCCATCACAGAGTGTGACAAGCTGTCTTCCTTTGCCACATCAGTGGCTGAAGACCAGTCAGTAGCCTCACTCACAGCTCCCCAGACTGAAGAGACAGGCAAGAGCTCCTTGCTGTTAGACACGGTCACTAGCATCCCTTCATCCCGAACTGAAGCTACTCAGGGCCTAGACTATGTGCCCTCTGCCGGTACCATCTCTCCCACCTCCTCCCTGGAGGAAGACAAGGGCTTCAAGTCTCCACCCTGTGAGGATTTCCCAGTGCCCAGTGAGactgagaggaagggagaggtcTCAGGAAGGGGCCTGCCTGGAGGAGGAGCtgcagaagaggaaggaggggagggagacgaGTCTCCCAATGTGGAGCTACCAGAGAAACTGCAGGATCATTATGGATCCCCACTCTTTGACACTCCTGGACCCACCCTCCACTCAGGGGAGCCAATTCTTGGGGAAACAGAGGAGCGCTGCTTCAGCCCTGATGACAGCACAGTCAAGATGGCATCACCACCCCCATCAGGCCCACCCAGTGCAGCTCACACACCCTTCCACCAGTCCCCAGTGGAGGATAAGTCAGAGCCTCAGGACTTTGATGAAGCAGTTTCCTGGGGAGAGGCTGGACGAACACCAGGAGTTGGCAAGGAAGACAGTTCTAAAGAAAAGCTCAAATCAGAAATAGTGgaaagagaagtagaaaaggaGGAGCACACCCCAGGTGTCAAGAGCCCTCCAACCCAAGAAATAGCCATGGGTAGTATCTTGGTGATGCCAGAACAGGGCAAAGCACCAGAGAGTCCAACCCTAATTCCTGGTGCAGAGACCCTTCCTAGAGGTCTGGGGGCTTCACTCCAAGAGGCAGCCAGCCTCCAAACGATTGAACCACTCCAGGTTTCTAGAAGAAGCCCCTCACTGGAAGATACTGAGCCCCTCTCAATACAAAAGGCAGTCTCCCCAGACACTGCCAGCAAAGGACCTCCTTCACAGTCTCCTCACAGTTTAGCAGAACATGACCTACCTAAGGCTGCCTGGCCAGAAGTCTCCCCTGAGGATAccaagtcactttctctctcagAAGAGAGTCCTAGCAAGGAGACCTCTCTAGATATCTCCTCTAAGCAGCTGTCACCTGACAGTCTAGGTACTCTCCAGTTTGGGGATCTGAgccaagaaaaagaggagagagtgcTACCAGGTGAGCATGCCACTCATCACTTGGCCCCAGAATCCAACCTAGCCACAGGGCCTCCTCTCACAGAAACATCCCTAACACACACTGCTCAGACCCATTCCGTAGATGATAGTCCAATCCAAGAGACATCTGCCAGTCACTTCTCTCACACTGAGAGTGTGAGTCTGAGAGACTCATCTGAGACAAGTCTGAGAGACTTGAAGCTTTCTCCAGGAAAGACCCCAACCCTGGGTCAGGACAATCTGATCCTGGATAGCTCCCTCACTAAAGGCTCTAAGCTCTTTCAGAGTCCAACTGTAGAAGATATGGCCCCACAGTGGGAGGATGAGGCCCTAGAGCAGGATAAGAAGGCCTTAGAGCAGAAGAGAAAATCCCCAGAACCCAAGGATGAGGCTGGGGAGCTGTATGAGACCTTTGAAGAGAAGGGCAAGGCCCTAGAGAAAGATAAGGGCCTAGAAGAGAAAGGCAAGTACTTGGAGGAAAAGGATGGGGCCCTTttggaaaaaggaagggacttgGAGAAGGGCAAATCCTCAGTAGAGGACAAGGTCCTGGAGAAGAGCAGGGCCATGGAAGAGGATAAGGCCCAGGAGAAGGATAGGACCCTAGAGGAGACcctgaaagagaaggataaaGTCCAAGAAGGGGAGGACAAAGCCTTGGAGGTCTTAGAACAAAAGATCCCAATCTGGGAGGACAAAGCCCTAAAGCAGGAGGATAAATCATCGGACAAGGTCCTAGAGCAGGTCAAAATGCTGGAAGAAAATCAGATCCTAGGAAAAAAAGACAAGGCTCTAGAGCAAAAAGATAAGATCTCAGAAGACAAAACCCCAGAAAAGTGCAAGACCTCCATCTTGGAAGACAAGTCCCAAGAGCAGGAAGAGAAAAGTTGGAGGGAACGGGATAATGCGAGTGGAGAATGGCATGGCCCAGCCCCAGCCAGGGAGGCTCCTGTTGGAGAACAAAAAGAGACTACTCCACAGTGGGAAGACACAGCCCATGAGCGAGACAGGTACTGGCGAGAACCAGAAGATCGGGTAATGGAAGAGGAGACATACTGGAGGGAGTTGAGTTGTGAGAGAAAGGTCTGGTTCCCCCATGAACTGGACAGGGCCCCTGGCCAAGGGGCTAGACCACGTTATAGTGAGGAACGGGAGAGCACCTTCCTTGATGAGGGACCAGATGATGACCAAGAGGTGCTCCCTCTGGATCATACAACCAGGAGCCCTTGGATTCCAGATTATAAGAATTTCCAGGAGTCATCACCACAGGGTGAGCTGGAGATGGAGCGTTGGCTCTCAGAGTCCCCTACTGGCCTCCCATCAAAGGAGGACAGGGTAACTCGTTCTCCCTTTGAGATCATTTCCCCTCCGGCTTCCCCACCTGAGCTGGCTGGGCAGATGGGTTGCTCAGTTCTGGATCATGTTGCTGCTCCTTCAGTCCCAGGCCAAGAGACTCCTACTCTAGAACCCAAGCCCATGCCAACTACCCAGAAGGAGCCTACTACACCTTCATGGCTGGCTGAGATTCCCCCATGGGTCCCCAAAGAAAGACCACTTCCCCCAGCACCTCATTCTCCTGCTCCAGtaccccccacccctgccccagAGCCACTCCCTTCAGCCCCCTTCTCTTGGAGTATGGCTGAGTATGACAGTGTGGTGGCTGCGGTGCAGGAGGGTGCAGCCGAGTTGGAAGGAGGGCCATATTCACCCCTAGGAAAAGACTACCGAAAAgctgaaggagagggagagagtggaagGGAGACTGGGTCTTCTGACAGGGGTCCTCAAAGCTCAGAGGTCTCAGAGGCCAGGGAGTGCCCCACAGCTAAGGAGCCTGAACAGACAGAGCCAGAGCAAAGGGAGCCCACACCCTACCCTGAGGAGAGGAGCTTTCAGTATGCTGACATCTATGAGCAGGTGCTTCTGTCTGGCTTCAGTTCTGCTTGTCCAACCAGGGAGCCCCCACTGGGTGCAGTGGGAGACTGGCCCTCTAGAATCTCAGCCAAGGAAGAGGCAGCTGGCCGGCACACCTCTACAGAAAAGGAGCTGTCATCTCCAGCCTCCCCTAAGGACAGGAGTACTGACATAGCTTTCCACTACGCAACATTTCCTGGACAGGGGGCACTGAGGCAGGAACTTGAGCAAGAGCAGGGTCCGGAGCCTAGTCCCATCCCTCCAGCTGTGCCTCCCCGTGCTGCTGCTCCAAGTAAAGCTCTTACCCCCCCTCTGGATGGAAATATCCTGAGCTGCAGGCCCGAAGAAGTAACCCTGTCCGCAAAGGAGTTAAGTAGAGGGCAGGCAGAGAGATGGAATGAACATGCCAGTGActctgagctggagaagggagcTCGAGAGCCATCAGAGAAGGAAGGCTGGCCCCTAAGTTCCCCATCCCCTATCTCTGCTGAATCTTCTGTATCCAAGGCTGGCTCTGAGGCACCTCCCAGTACTTCTACTGGCTCACCCCCTGCCCCGGCTCGGCCTAGCCTGGACTTTCCTGCCTCAGCCTTTGGTTTCTCTTCATTGCAGCCAACTGCCCCACAGTTGCCCTCCCCAGCTGAGCCTCGATCTGCACCCTGTGGCTCCCTTGCCTTCTCAGGGGATCGGGCACTAGCTCTGACCCCGGGACCCCCAACAAGGGCACGGCATGATGAGTACCTAGAGGTGACCAAGGCACCTAGCCTAGACTCCTCACTACCCCAGCTTCCATCCCCCACCTCTCCTGGGGCTCCCCTCCTGTCCAATTTGCCCCGGCCTGCCTCCCCAGCCCTTTCGGAGGGCTCCTCATCTGAGGCTACTACTCCTGTCATCACCAGTGTGGCTGAGGGCTTCCCCCTAAGCCTGGCCTCTGAGGAGATGGAAacagaagcagaaccaggaggcaGAAGTCTCTGGGACTTGACTGCCTTGAGCCCAGCCCCTCCTGCCACACTGagccctgcccctgcccctgcccctacCTTGTCTGGGGACATGGATGATGGTACCCTACCCTGTCGCCTGGAGTGTTCTGGAGCAGTTACCAAGGCACTGGGATCCTGTTCAACCCCATCCAGGGATTGTGCAGCGAATGGCCCTACTGAGGCCAGCCCCAGTCCCCCAGGGCTCCCCTTAGCCAAAGAAGTTGAAGAGAAAGCTGAGCTTCGCCCAGACTGGGAATGTGGAGCCTGGCCTGAAGGAGCGGAGAAGTGCACCCGACCAGCCACACTGTTATCTCCAGAACGGCCCTTGTGTCCAGGGGGATCAACGAGGAGCAGGCCCAGCAGTGCCTCCCCTGAGCCAGAATCTGGGCCTCAAGGATGTGCTGCTGAGTCTTGGCCCTGCAGTGGAGAGCTGTCCCCATCTTTTCTCAACCCTTCTCTGCCCAGGTCCGTTGATGACAGCGATCTTTCCACAGAAGAGGCACGGTTAGTTGGGAGAGGGGGCCGGCGCAGGGTTGGGGGGCCAGGAGGCATTGGGGGACCAGGCCCTGTGGCTGATGAGACACCTCCCACTTCTGCCAGTGACTCGGGCTCCTCACAGTCAGACTCCGATGTCCCCCCAGAGACGGAGGAGTGTCCCTCCATCACAGCTGAGGCAGCACTGGACTCAGACGAAGATGGTGATTTCCTTCCCGTGGACAAAGCTGGGGGGGTCAGTGGGGCACACCATCCCCGGCCTGCCCATGACCCACCCCCAGTTCCCCAACCTGACCCACACCCACCCCCTCCACGCCCTGATGTGTGCATGGCTGACCCTGAGGGGCTAAGTACAGAGACTGGGAGGGCTGAAAGGCTccgggagaaagaaaaagagaaggggcgGAGTGGGCGAAGGGCCCTAGGCAAGGCCAAGCCAGCCTCCCCTGCCAGGCGTCTGGATCTTCGGGGCAAGCGCTCTCCCACTCCAGGGAAAGGCCCCACGGAACGCACCTCCCGAGTCCCACCTCGGTCCCGTACCACTGCAGGCCAGGCAGCACTTTCTGAGGATAAGGATGGACACAGCATTCTGACCAAGGGCATGGTCAATGGGCTCAAGACTGGTTCAA CTGCCATGAGTCAGAAGGGTGGCTCTGGCCCTCCAGTGTATGTGGACCTTGCTTATATCCCTAATCACTGCAGTGGCAAAACCGCTGACCTTGACTTCTTCCGCCGAGTGCGGGCCGCTTACTATGTGGTCAGTGGGAATGACCCCGCTAATGGAGAGCCAAGCAGAGCTGTCCTGGATGCACTGTTGGAGGGCAAGGCACAGTGGGGAGAGAATCTGCAG GTAACTCTGATCCCTACCCATGACACAGAAGTGACCCGTGAATGGTACCAGCAGACACATGAGCAACAACAACAGCTGAATGTCCTCGTTCTGGCCAGCAGCAGCACTGTGGTCATGCAGGATGAGTCCTTCCCGGCCTGCAAAATCGAATTTTGA